A genomic segment from Methanolobus zinderi encodes:
- a CDS encoding cation:proton antiporter — MEVLFQILLILLFARLLGEATERLGLLSIVGEISAGFIFAFLLRPTNTEVFGFFAELGAIFLLFTAGYREVHLKDLEDTSIKALIPTVFQIFVSFSFGFLIGRIFGFGYIESLFMAVAFSPTSISVVIRTLIDSDYLSSKAGSLMLTSTIFDDIIGIFLLSIVVSLANSNQLLPGTSVMGISFRIIVFIIIMLLLGLKILPFAFGYIQKMHTRESLFSFVIIVALFCAYLSQVFGLHPAIGAFLGGVILSDLPFAKIDVIQKEVNGLAYGLFTPLFFAFIGFSVEMAINATSVLFAISVVVMALLAKLIGGFVGTKLIGFDNVDSLIFGVGMMPRAGVELVIISIGRQLGVIREEIFSAIVLMVIVSIILSPFMLERAIRYKESIMSSMQEPVSADTGQ, encoded by the coding sequence ATGGAAGTCCTTTTTCAGATATTGCTGATACTTCTGTTTGCAAGGTTACTCGGTGAGGCCACAGAAAGACTGGGCCTTCTTTCAATTGTAGGAGAAATTTCTGCTGGTTTTATATTTGCCTTTTTACTGAGGCCCACAAACACGGAGGTCTTTGGTTTTTTTGCAGAGCTTGGGGCTATTTTCCTGCTTTTTACCGCCGGATACAGGGAAGTACATCTAAAGGATCTTGAAGATACTTCTATAAAAGCCCTGATCCCAACGGTGTTTCAGATATTCGTATCTTTTTCCTTTGGATTCCTGATCGGAAGGATCTTTGGTTTTGGATATATCGAAAGTCTTTTCATGGCCGTGGCCTTCAGTCCGACCAGTATAAGTGTGGTCATAAGAACCCTTATAGATTCTGATTACCTTTCCAGCAAAGCCGGTTCACTGATGCTTACATCCACCATATTCGATGACATAATCGGTATATTTCTTCTCTCCATCGTAGTTTCGCTGGCAAACTCAAATCAGCTACTTCCGGGAACTTCTGTTATGGGTATTTCATTCAGGATCATAGTTTTCATAATAATCATGCTGTTACTTGGATTAAAAATACTGCCGTTTGCTTTCGGTTATATCCAGAAGATGCATACAAGGGAATCCCTGTTCTCCTTTGTTATCATCGTGGCTCTTTTCTGCGCCTACCTGTCCCAGGTGTTCGGACTTCATCCGGCTATCGGGGCTTTTCTGGGAGGCGTTATACTTTCTGACCTGCCCTTTGCAAAGATAGATGTCATACAGAAAGAGGTCAACGGTCTGGCTTACGGCCTGTTCACACCCCTGTTCTTTGCTTTTATCGGTTTTTCAGTCGAGATGGCTATAAACGCCACATCTGTTCTTTTCGCTATCTCTGTAGTTGTCATGGCTTTACTTGCTAAGCTTATAGGTGGTTTTGTGGGCACAAAACTGATAGGTTTCGATAATGTGGACAGTCTGATATTCGGTGTGGGTATGATGCCAAGGGCAGGTGTGGAACTTGTAATCATCAGTATTGGAAGGCAACTCGGGGTTATCCGGGAAGAAATTTTCTCGGCAATTGTACTCATGGTGATAGTATCGATCATATTGTCTCCTTTCATGCTTGAAAGGGCCATCCGTTACAAGGAAAGTATCATGTCTTCCATGCAGGAGCCAGTATCTGCGGATACAGGTCAGTAA
- a CDS encoding ferredoxin-thioredoxin reductase catalytic domain-containing protein yields MKFEGELESEFYERSKKNAEQTGYKLNTDWDVITTAVKGIANNKKQYGEWYCFCQKRTGDKEKDKKIICPCAARARDVENRGACKCGLYIK; encoded by the coding sequence ATGAAATTCGAAGGTGAACTTGAATCTGAATTCTATGAAAGGTCTAAGAAAAATGCAGAGCAAACAGGGTACAAGCTCAACACTGACTGGGATGTGATCACCACAGCGGTAAAGGGCATCGCCAACAATAAGAAACAATACGGAGAATGGTACTGCTTCTGTCAGAAAAGAACCGGTGACAAGGAAAAGGACAAGAAGATCATCTGTCCGTGTGCCGCAAGGGCAAGAGATGTTGAAAACCGTGGTGCCTGCAAGTGCGGACTCTATATTAAATAA
- the purC gene encoding phosphoribosylaminoimidazolesuccinocarboxamide synthase, which yields MKREELYSGKAKTIYKTDDPAKLIAQFRDSLTAFDGKKKSEAAKKGYYNAQISRKIFEMLEEEGIKTHYIEMESDTDMLVDAVEIIAIEVIPRNIAAGSITRKYPIEEGTVFDKPVIVLDYKSDEYGDPMLNEDITVALGIATYEEIAQIREMALKINDILVKYLDEKGFLLPDFKLEFGRKGGEIVVADEISCDTCRLWDKSTGQSMDKDIFRFDKGDLSKAYEEVARRIVPEIFE from the coding sequence ATGAAAAGAGAAGAATTGTATTCAGGTAAAGCAAAAACAATTTACAAGACAGATGATCCAGCTAAGCTTATTGCCCAGTTCAGGGACAGCCTGACAGCATTCGACGGCAAGAAAAAGAGTGAGGCTGCAAAGAAAGGCTATTATAACGCCCAGATATCCAGAAAGATCTTCGAGATGCTCGAAGAGGAAGGTATCAAGACCCATTATATTGAAATGGAATCCGATACCGATATGCTTGTGGATGCAGTGGAGATAATAGCAATTGAAGTAATACCACGTAATATCGCAGCAGGTTCCATAACACGCAAGTATCCTATAGAAGAGGGAACTGTTTTTGACAAACCTGTGATAGTTCTGGACTACAAGAGCGATGAGTATGGTGACCCGATGCTCAACGAAGATATTACAGTAGCACTTGGTATAGCAACTTACGAGGAGATAGCACAGATACGTGAAATGGCACTCAAGATCAACGATATCCTTGTAAAATATCTTGATGAAAAAGGATTCCTTCTCCCGGATTTCAAACTTGAGTTCGGAAGAAAGGGCGGGGAGATCGTGGTGGCCGATGAGATATCATGTGATACCTGCAGGCTCTGGGACAAAAGTACGGGACAGTCCATGGATAAGGATATATTCCGCTTTGACAAGGGTGATCTTTCCAAGGCATACGAAGAAGTTGCAAGGCGCATAGTACCCGAGATATTCGAGTAA
- a CDS encoding cation-translocating P-type ATPase — MVEGSNQLDEVFTEVDSSEKGLNEEQVRERLDKYGMNQLKEAKKTTARDILVRQFKNFIIWVLIAAAFLSLLVDEIINFWVIMVIVSIVVILGFFQEYRAEKAMESLQRIVQPETTVVREGKPRKVKSREVVPGDILMLESGDRVPADAVVFESVALRLDEAALTGESQPVGKGISDKIFAGTQIVHGKCRGVVTDTGMETKLGQIAGLIQMKEEETPLQKRIAKLSRTLAGLALVASLLALAIGVLQGAPLEEMLLIAIALAVGAVPEGLPLTMTMTLAFGMRRLAQHNAIIRKMLGVETLGSTDVICTDKTGTLTRNEMTVGRILVNEEIIEVTGSGYTPKGEFLENEKNREIKQDPTALKLLKAIALCNNSSLEKRDDKWDVVGDPTEIALTVVAAKADLWKDDLEDDYPRVEEIVFTSERKLMTTVHENEGETVSFTKGAPESVIEVCDDIEIDGDIVSLDDEMRRQIMDKNLEFASSAYRVLAVAYREDPDTSSEATIEEHMTFLGLVAMIDPPREEVKEAVATSHKAGVRVVMITGDNQETAKAIAGSIGLFDYKTKCGLPEHVEVKDREKVMRIVEDCAITGQELDELDDEEFEALVDHINIYARTMPEQKLRIVGALQKQGHIAAMTGDGVNDAPALKKADIGIAMGIKGTDVAKESSVMVLQDDNFATIVEAVRRGRAIYENIEKFTTYLISRNFTEVILIILGITLLGYELIPLLALQILFINMFSEIMPSIGLGLDPPEEGIMDRDPRDPNESILNRRNLVLMISNALVMGSASLLVFVLNDPAENTQFARTVTFATVVSMILFVPFAFRSLDKSIFSRGFLTNKIMLVGVTVSFLLTLSAMYIPFLSNIFELVPLTAQQWILPIGIAFSTMLVIELIKAVTKGIK; from the coding sequence GTGGTCGAAGGTTCAAATCAGCTTGATGAAGTATTTACAGAAGTAGACAGTTCTGAAAAAGGACTTAATGAAGAACAGGTACGGGAACGTCTTGATAAATACGGAATGAACCAGCTCAAAGAGGCAAAAAAGACCACCGCAAGGGATATTCTTGTAAGACAGTTCAAGAACTTCATAATCTGGGTACTCATTGCGGCTGCATTTCTCTCTCTTCTGGTTGATGAGATAATCAACTTCTGGGTCATAATGGTAATCGTTTCTATTGTTGTGATACTCGGTTTCTTCCAGGAGTATCGTGCTGAGAAAGCCATGGAGTCTCTTCAGAGGATAGTCCAGCCTGAGACCACTGTGGTAAGGGAAGGCAAACCTCGCAAAGTGAAGAGCAGAGAGGTCGTTCCGGGTGATATACTCATGCTGGAGAGCGGGGACAGGGTTCCTGCTGATGCTGTGGTCTTTGAAAGCGTTGCTTTGAGACTTGATGAGGCCGCCCTGACAGGTGAGAGTCAGCCGGTGGGTAAAGGTATATCAGATAAGATATTTGCCGGTACCCAGATAGTTCACGGAAAGTGCAGGGGCGTTGTGACTGACACCGGTATGGAAACAAAACTTGGTCAGATCGCAGGTCTTATCCAGATGAAGGAAGAGGAGACTCCCCTTCAGAAAAGGATAGCAAAGTTGTCTCGCACCCTTGCCGGTCTTGCACTTGTGGCCTCTCTTCTGGCACTTGCCATCGGGGTTCTCCAGGGTGCGCCTCTTGAAGAGATGCTGCTGATAGCCATTGCACTTGCAGTGGGAGCAGTACCCGAAGGCCTGCCTCTGACCATGACAATGACCCTTGCCTTTGGTATGCGACGCCTGGCACAACATAACGCTATCATCCGGAAGATGCTGGGAGTGGAGACGCTTGGTTCCACGGATGTCATCTGTACGGATAAGACCGGGACGCTGACCCGTAATGAGATGACAGTGGGACGGATACTGGTCAACGAGGAAATAATCGAGGTCACAGGTTCCGGGTATACTCCAAAGGGTGAGTTCCTTGAGAATGAAAAGAATAGGGAAATAAAGCAAGATCCCACTGCATTGAAATTGCTCAAGGCCATAGCACTGTGCAATAACTCATCCCTGGAAAAGAGGGATGACAAATGGGACGTTGTGGGAGATCCTACCGAGATAGCACTCACCGTTGTGGCTGCAAAGGCTGACCTCTGGAAGGACGACCTTGAGGATGATTACCCAAGGGTCGAGGAAATCGTGTTCACATCCGAAAGAAAGTTGATGACCACAGTACACGAGAACGAAGGAGAAACCGTCTCGTTCACAAAAGGTGCTCCAGAGAGTGTTATTGAAGTCTGCGATGACATCGAGATCGATGGTGATATCGTCTCTCTGGACGATGAGATGCGCAGGCAGATAATGGATAAGAACCTGGAGTTTGCAAGTTCTGCCTACAGAGTGCTGGCGGTTGCCTACAGGGAAGATCCGGACACCTCCTCCGAAGCAACCATAGAAGAACACATGACCTTCCTGGGACTTGTGGCGATGATAGACCCTCCCCGCGAAGAAGTAAAGGAAGCTGTGGCAACGAGTCATAAGGCCGGGGTAAGGGTGGTTATGATAACAGGTGACAATCAGGAGACCGCAAAGGCCATAGCCGGTAGTATAGGTCTTTTTGACTACAAGACCAAATGTGGGTTGCCTGAGCATGTGGAGGTCAAAGACCGGGAAAAGGTCATGCGTATTGTCGAAGACTGTGCTATTACGGGGCAGGAACTGGACGAACTGGATGATGAGGAGTTCGAAGCACTGGTGGACCACATCAATATATATGCCAGGACCATGCCCGAGCAGAAACTCAGGATTGTCGGGGCACTTCAGAAACAGGGACATATAGCTGCCATGACTGGTGACGGTGTGAACGATGCTCCTGCGCTGAAGAAGGCCGATATAGGTATTGCAATGGGTATTAAGGGTACTGATGTTGCCAAGGAGTCCAGTGTGATGGTGCTTCAGGATGACAATTTCGCCACAATCGTGGAGGCTGTAAGAAGAGGCAGGGCTATCTACGAGAACATCGAGAAGTTCACCACCTATCTGATCTCAAGAAACTTTACCGAGGTTATACTGATTATCCTGGGTATAACCCTGCTTGGTTACGAACTTATACCGCTTCTGGCTTTGCAGATTCTGTTCATCAATATGTTCAGTGAGATCATGCCGTCCATAGGACTGGGACTGGACCCTCCGGAAGAGGGTATAATGGACCGGGACCCTAGGGACCCGAATGAGAGTATACTCAACAGACGCAACCTTGTGTTGATGATAAGCAACGCTCTTGTTATGGGTTCGGCATCTCTGCTGGTATTTGTATTAAACGATCCTGCCGAGAATACGCAGTTTGCAAGGACAGTAACCTTCGCAACAGTGGTCAGCATGATATTGTTCGTACCCTTTGCGTTCAGGTCTCTTGACAAATCCATATTCAGCAGGGGCTTTCTTACAAATAAGATCATGCTGGTAGGTGTAACGGTGAGCTTCCTGCTGACGCTGTCTGCAATGTATATTCCGTTCCTCAGCAATATTTTCGAGCTGGTGCCCCTGACAGCACAGCAATGGATACTGCCGATCGGAATTGCATTCTCCACAATGCTTGTGATCGAGCTGATCAAGGCTGTAACAAAGGGTATTAAATGA
- a CDS encoding PAS domain-containing protein, with the protein MARHEVEFEEQISLEDNYDEKVKPVDTIRGSEMYVRALEKLVNHMPVVAFVREAREGGMVEFISDNISEFGYRAEDFHSGKLAYGDMIDPEDAAGALLELQENAREGAYDFVQTYRIRTGDGQVKWVQENTCIFRNDEGRPVYYTGTLKEIKEQ; encoded by the coding sequence ATGGCAAGGCACGAGGTAGAATTTGAGGAGCAGATATCCCTTGAAGACAATTATGACGAAAAAGTAAAGCCTGTGGATACTATACGTGGCTCTGAAATGTATGTGAGGGCTCTTGAGAAGCTAGTCAACCACATGCCTGTGGTTGCTTTTGTTCGTGAGGCCAGGGAGGGAGGAATGGTAGAGTTCATTTCGGACAATATCTCTGAATTCGGATACCGTGCAGAGGATTTCCATTCCGGAAAACTTGCATATGGTGATATGATCGATCCGGAAGATGCTGCAGGGGCTCTGCTTGAACTACAGGAGAACGCCAGGGAAGGAGCCTATGATTTCGTCCAGACGTACCGGATCAGGACCGGTGATGGTCAGGTTAAATGGGTACAGGAGAATACCTGCATTTTTAGAAATGATGAGGGAAGACCGGTCTATTATACAGGTACGTTGAAAGAGATCAAGGAACAGTAA
- a CDS encoding CBS domain-containing protein, protein MQDDAEERISSRDSSKLSDQCKNISVSEIMSRDPVSFREDDTIESIIKVMLEYSYHIYPVVDKRRNLVGTIDPGNVLEFLFFERIPRNNHTHLMAVRSLSETAEKMMVDHPLTVDHKTDLCDVADLMMKHHLERICVVNGNKLLGVVSRLDLIKKICSLRSN, encoded by the coding sequence ATGCAGGATGATGCTGAAGAACGAATTTCCTCCCGGGACAGCTCGAAGCTTTCCGATCAGTGTAAAAACATATCCGTAAGTGAGATCATGTCCAGGGACCCTGTGAGTTTCAGGGAGGACGACACTATTGAAAGTATCATCAAAGTGATGCTGGAATACTCATATCATATTTATCCGGTTGTCGATAAGAGAAGAAACCTTGTTGGAACCATAGATCCGGGTAATGTACTTGAATTTCTCTTTTTTGAGAGGATCCCCCGAAACAACCACACTCATCTTATGGCTGTAAGATCTTTAAGTGAGACTGCTGAAAAAATGATGGTAGATCACCCGCTAACTGTCGATCACAAAACGGATTTGTGTGATGTTGCAGATCTTATGATGAAACACCATCTTGAACGCATATGTGTTGTCAACGGCAACAAGCTCCTGGGAGTGGTCTCCAGGTTGGATCTGATAAAAAAGATATGCAGCTTACGGAGCAACTGA
- the nikR gene encoding nickel-responsive transcriptional regulator NikR → MDQELMRIGVSLPENLLSKFDAIIEKRGYSSRSEGIRDAIRNYITHYEWMSDVKGRRVGTITLIYDHTKRGLSSALTDIQHEYAHLIKSAIHIHLDHDNCLEVVILDGEGEDVKAVAERIMSLKGVTYVKLNTALPAET, encoded by the coding sequence TTGGACCAGGAACTTATGCGTATAGGTGTGTCACTTCCCGAAAACCTGCTTAGCAAATTTGACGCGATCATTGAGAAAAGAGGCTATTCTTCAAGATCGGAAGGCATAAGAGATGCTATCCGGAACTACATCACACACTACGAATGGATGAGCGATGTAAAAGGCAGGCGTGTGGGCACGATAACATTGATCTATGACCACACCAAGCGTGGTCTTTCAAGTGCCCTGACAGACATACAGCATGAATATGCGCACCTTATAAAGTCAGCTATCCACATCCATCTGGACCATGATAACTGCCTCGAGGTAGTGATCCTTGACGGAGAGGGTGAGGATGTTAAAGCCGTCGCCGAGAGGATCATGTCATTAAAGGGCGTTACCTACGTAAAGCTCAATACCGCACTCCCTGCCGAAACCTGA
- a CDS encoding bacteriohemerythrin produces MALVTWSDKYSMNIKEIDEQHKNLVRMINELHDAMLNAKSKEVALGIINEMAEYTQYHFSTEEKYMVQYKYPEYAAHKKEHDKFIQQVGDFKKDYESGKAGLSFDLLNFLKNWLVNHIQESDKKYSPFFNEKGLN; encoded by the coding sequence ATGGCACTTGTAACCTGGTCTGATAAATACAGCATGAACATAAAGGAAATCGATGAACAGCACAAGAATCTGGTGCGCATGATCAATGAGCTGCATGATGCAATGCTGAATGCCAAGAGCAAGGAGGTTGCCCTTGGAATAATTAATGAGATGGCTGAATATACTCAATATCATTTCTCCACTGAAGAAAAGTACATGGTACAGTACAAATATCCGGAATATGCGGCACATAAAAAAGAACATGACAAATTTATCCAGCAGGTCGGGGATTTCAAAAAAGATTATGAGAGCGGGAAGGCCGGTCTGAGCTTCGATCTACTCAATTTCCTCAAGAACTGGCTTGTGAACCATATACAGGAAAGTGACAAAAAGTACTCTCCATTCTTCAATGAAAAGGGTCTGAACTGA
- a CDS encoding PfkB family carbohydrate kinase: protein MLNSTVSLGRAGAEVFLLTEFADDDIGHLICQFLKDNSVSTELISIYNGRKSPLALAFLNVENDARYSFYEDFPVSRSLKTISDLSSEDIIMFSSILAVSREIRPELKTLLDEAKSKGASIIYDPNIRPSHGMSSEDTAEMVQENIAYADIVRASHEDMISLEGLVNADDAYDYVRDSGCMCLIYTMGKDGVCLRTPELSKYYSTPEIETASTVGAGDNFNAGIVYQFLCENISPSKAQRMSESVWDRVIERGMGFASYVCRINENYISGSFAANIKSLRKG from the coding sequence ATGCTCAACAGCACAGTATCCCTGGGAAGAGCAGGGGCAGAAGTATTCCTCTTAACAGAGTTTGCAGATGACGATATAGGACATCTTATCTGCCAGTTCCTGAAAGACAATAGTGTTTCCACTGAACTGATATCTATCTATAATGGCAGAAAATCTCCCCTGGCACTTGCTTTTCTCAATGTAGAGAATGATGCCAGATACAGCTTCTATGAGGACTTTCCCGTTTCAAGAAGCCTGAAAACGATAAGTGATCTCTCTTCGGAGGATATCATCATGTTCAGTTCTATACTCGCGGTTTCCAGGGAGATCAGACCCGAACTAAAAACCCTGCTTGATGAAGCAAAAAGTAAAGGTGCTTCCATAATATATGATCCCAATATCAGGCCATCTCATGGCATGTCATCTGAAGATACTGCAGAAATGGTACAGGAAAATATCGCTTATGCAGATATCGTGAGGGCATCCCATGAGGACATGATTAGTTTGGAGGGACTCGTTAATGCCGATGATGCCTATGATTATGTACGGGACAGTGGTTGTATGTGTCTCATATACACCATGGGAAAGGATGGAGTATGTCTGCGCACACCGGAGCTATCAAAGTATTACAGTACTCCTGAAATTGAAACGGCAAGTACCGTCGGTGCCGGTGACAACTTCAATGCTGGTATTGTCTACCAGTTTCTATGTGAAAATATTTCGCCCTCAAAAGCTCAAAGAATGTCCGAATCCGTGTGGGACAGGGTCATCGAAAGAGGCATGGGATTTGCTTCTTATGTCTGCAGAATAAATGAAAACTATATCTCCGGCAGCTTTGCCGCAAATATCAAAAGTTTACGTAAAGGGTGA
- a CDS encoding FprA family A-type flavoprotein, giving the protein MDDYEPLKVAEGIYWVGVVDWNLRDFHGYETPKGGSYNAYLVIDEKIALIDTVKAPFAEEMLKRISQIVDPSKIDYVISNHVEMDHSSSISRIMEIAPDAKLFASSKGKTGLYEYYKEEGFDDWDLQVVGTGDELSLGKRTLMFIEATMLHWPDSMQTYVKEDKILFSNDAFGQHIATSKRFDDEVEDVMEDAAIYYANILLPFSSQILKYVDKLGELGIGTDIMIAPAHGVIWRKDPAKVIEAYGRWAKGETSEKVLVLYDTMWGSTEKMAKEIVEGVRSAGVEVRLRHLRKNDWSMTMKEVMESPVIAIGSPTMNNKMFYTISGFLTYMTGLRPKGKKFFLFGSYGWGGGAVKGMEKELESARFEMPVESLQVKFRPFEEDLEDCKAVGQKLAELAKEEAKY; this is encoded by the coding sequence ATGGACGATTATGAGCCATTGAAAGTGGCCGAAGGTATCTACTGGGTGGGTGTTGTAGACTGGAACCTGCGTGATTTCCATGGTTATGAGACTCCCAAGGGTGGAAGCTACAATGCATACCTGGTGATTGACGAGAAGATCGCATTGATAGATACGGTAAAGGCGCCCTTTGCAGAAGAAATGCTAAAGCGCATAAGCCAGATAGTTGATCCGTCAAAGATCGACTATGTTATCTCGAACCATGTTGAAATGGATCATTCCAGTTCCATATCCAGAATAATGGAGATTGCACCTGATGCGAAATTATTTGCATCATCCAAGGGCAAAACAGGTCTTTATGAGTATTATAAGGAAGAAGGATTTGATGACTGGGACCTGCAGGTCGTAGGCACGGGAGATGAGCTGAGCCTTGGAAAGCGGACATTGATGTTCATTGAGGCCACCATGCTTCACTGGCCGGACAGTATGCAGACATATGTCAAGGAGGATAAGATCCTATTCTCCAATGATGCCTTCGGTCAGCATATCGCCACATCAAAGCGTTTTGATGATGAGGTAGAGGATGTGATGGAAGATGCTGCCATCTACTATGCCAATATACTGCTTCCTTTCAGCTCCCAGATCCTGAAGTATGTTGACAAGCTGGGTGAACTGGGTATCGGTACGGATATAATGATAGCACCTGCCCACGGAGTCATATGGCGGAAAGACCCGGCAAAGGTTATAGAAGCTTATGGACGATGGGCAAAGGGAGAAACTTCGGAGAAGGTATTGGTCCTGTATGATACCATGTGGGGCAGTACCGAGAAGATGGCAAAGGAAATAGTAGAGGGTGTACGTTCCGCAGGTGTGGAGGTCAGGCTGCGCCATCTTAGAAAGAATGACTGGAGCATGACCATGAAAGAGGTCATGGAGTCTCCCGTTATTGCCATCGGATCGCCTACAATGAACAATAAGATGTTCTATACGATCTCCGGTTTTCTCACATATATGACGGGACTCCGGCCAAAGGGCAAGAAGTTCTTCCTGTTCGGTTCCTACGGATGGGGAGGAGGAGCTGTTAAGGGTATGGAAAAGGAGCTGGAATCCGCAAGATTTGAAATGCCTGTGGAAAGTCTTCAGGTTAAATTCCGTCCATTCGAGGAAGATCTTGAGGACTGCAAGGCTGTCGGACAGAAACTCGCAGAATTAGCTAAGGAAGAGGCAAAATATTAA
- a CDS encoding ArsR/SmtB family transcription factor, producing MKIESSQECPEPYFLPDDVALKVHEAMQEDVGSLVSLFKVLSDPVRVHILKALEVSDLCVCVLVEITDYKHSALSYHLKMLKDANLVESKRERNFQVYCLTDFGKNLLRTMESSFSEKLQDQL from the coding sequence ATGAAAATAGAATCAAGTCAGGAGTGCCCTGAGCCATATTTCCTCCCTGATGATGTGGCCTTAAAGGTCCATGAAGCCATGCAAGAGGACGTAGGCTCGCTGGTATCCCTTTTTAAAGTGTTGTCTGATCCCGTAAGGGTACATATACTTAAAGCCCTTGAGGTAAGCGACCTCTGTGTCTGTGTTCTGGTAGAGATTACCGATTACAAGCATTCGGCACTATCCTACCATCTGAAGATGCTCAAGGACGCAAACCTGGTAGAATCAAAAAGAGAGAGGAATTTCCAGGTATACTGCTTAACGGATTTTGGTAAAAACCTTTTAAGGACGATGGAATCGTCCTTCAGTGAAAAATTACAGGATCAATTGTAG
- a CDS encoding phytoene desaturase family protein translates to MEKYDVIVVGAGISGLLSALALSKHGNRVLVLEKNRFVGGNCNSYMVDGFQVDTGAHAITHLEVGPLRRLMDNYFDYVPIFEDYGNYYVRTEDSFVKVPSNVKEFVTFDILPKKDRIVVTQAITKALTLCTFGIDLSKQSVYDSMPGNLSRDTYDFMDAISYFLSGKDMKQTSAQRILAGSSFVRDSVPQEQMESIMKNNEKPQTEPALKSVLPTNLHTSLQARMDRVSRPVSSLGRLATNRVSYSQGYPRKGLKALLNALLFSLPRSVEIKTECEVSRILTADGKAVGVEADDTYYADTVIHTGFVTDLPKMTESLPASYMDELKGVVHTKSLTTWLGLDTVMDEFSYMGSEIWFKDNPYWAMPISNYDASLAPKGRQLIGFSFIINDGKSEASEIKKAYETIYRAIPAVEEHVEMKHEQITVPEKAAVTIDGYFADIRTPVKNLYVAGTDTDRRSMGITRASYSVIELLKKLNEDGNLHR, encoded by the coding sequence ATGGAAAAATATGATGTAATAGTTGTGGGTGCAGGTATAAGCGGCCTGCTCTCGGCCCTGGCGCTGTCCAAACACGGTAACAGGGTGCTGGTTCTTGAAAAGAACAGATTTGTGGGTGGAAACTGTAACAGTTATATGGTTGATGGTTTCCAGGTGGACACAGGTGCCCATGCAATTACACATCTTGAAGTTGGTCCTCTGAGAAGGCTGATGGATAACTATTTTGATTATGTGCCGATCTTTGAGGATTATGGTAACTATTATGTGCGTACAGAAGATTCCTTTGTGAAGGTACCGTCCAATGTAAAGGAGTTTGTTACTTTTGACATACTTCCCAAAAAGGACAGGATAGTGGTTACGCAGGCCATTACAAAGGCACTGACATTATGCACTTTCGGGATAGACCTTTCAAAGCAGTCGGTCTATGATTCCATGCCAGGGAATCTTTCCAGGGACACATATGATTTCATGGATGCTATTTCCTATTTCCTTTCAGGCAAGGATATGAAACAGACATCCGCCCAGAGAATACTGGCAGGCAGCAGCTTTGTCAGGGACAGTGTCCCGCAGGAACAGATGGAAAGCATAATGAAGAATAACGAGAAGCCTCAGACGGAACCGGCTCTCAAATCCGTACTACCTACGAACCTGCATACATCCCTGCAGGCAAGAATGGATAGGGTTTCAAGACCGGTGTCATCCCTTGGAAGGCTGGCCACCAACCGTGTAAGCTATTCCCAGGGTTATCCCCGTAAGGGTCTCAAGGCACTCCTTAATGCACTGCTTTTCTCTCTTCCGAGAAGTGTTGAGATCAAAACCGAATGTGAGGTGAGCCGGATACTTACCGCCGACGGAAAAGCTGTTGGTGTCGAGGCTGATGATACATATTATGCAGATACCGTCATACATACGGGTTTTGTCACAGACCTGCCTAAAATGACGGAAAGCCTGCCTGCCTCTTACATGGATGAACTCAAAGGTGTAGTCCATACAAAGAGCCTTACTACATGGCTCGGGCTGGATACTGTAATGGATGAGTTCAGCTATATGGGGTCTGAGATCTGGTTCAAGGACAACCCCTACTGGGCGATGCCTATCAGTAACTATGATGCTTCACTCGCACCAAAAGGCAGACAGCTTATTGGTTTTAGTTTTATAATCAATGACGGAAAGAGCGAGGCTTCCGAGATCAAAAAGGCATATGAGACCATATACCGGGCCATACCTGCCGTAGAGGAGCACGTTGAGATGAAACACGAACAGATCACTGTTCCTGAAAAAGCGGCTGTTACCATTGACGGATACTTTGCGGATATCAGGACACCTGTTAAAAATCTCTATGTTGCCGGCACCGATACTGACAGACGCAGTATGGGTATCACACGTGCATCATATTCTGTAATCGAGTTATTAAAAAAGCTGAATGAGGACGGAAATCTGCACAGATAA